The following are from one region of the Salvia splendens isolate huo1 chromosome 2, SspV2, whole genome shotgun sequence genome:
- the LOC121777352 gene encoding polyadenylate-binding protein-like, translating into MEWSMISSVEDFCNFPSRFVQISFNSFSIDESKLYDLFSHVAPVASLRICRDVTRRSSLGYAYVNFNSPTDGDRSNAKDALNFTHANGKLIRIMFSHRDPSLRKSGYPNLFIKNLDQAIDTKALFETFSAFGTVLFCKIAVDHNENSRGYGFVQFDKEEAVQNHYSTLETLPLYIGTFELSIVEIL; encoded by the exons ATGGAATGGTCCATGATTTCTTCCGTTGAGGATTTCTGCAATTTTCCATCAAGATTTGTTCAGATTTCGTTTAATTCTTTCTCCATCGACGAGAGCAAGCTCTACGATCTGTTCAGCCACGTTGCGCCCGTCGCCTCCCTCAGGATTTGCAGAGATGTGACGCGCCGATCGTCGCTCGGATATGCCTACGTCAATTTCAATTCTCCGACCGACGGTGATC GTTCTAATGCAAAAGATGCTTTGAATTTCACTCATGCCAATGGAAAGCTAATCCGGATAATGTTCTCTCACAGAGATCCTAGCCTCCGGAAAAGTGGATATCCTAATCTCTTCATCAAGAATCTGGATCAAGCAATCGACACAAAGGCGCTCTTCGAGACCTTCTCTGCGTTCGGAACTGTGCTCTTTTGCAAGATCGCAGTCGATCACAACGAGAACTCGAGGGGCTATGGCTTCGTGCAGTTCGACAAGGAAGAAGCCGTGCAAAAc cattattctactctcgagaCGCTTCCGCTATATATTGGTACTTTTGAGTTGTCGATTGTAGAGATACTCTGA